From Streptomyces sp. NBC_01754, a single genomic window includes:
- a CDS encoding dioxygenase family protein: protein MTTSERMPALYLSHGAPPLADDPVWPAELAAWSGDLPRPKAILMVSAHWEEAPLALGATESVPLVYDFWGFPEHYYGVRYAAPGAPKLADDVRKLLRRAGTPVQDIPDRGLDHGAYVPLVEMYPDADVPVLQISLPTLDPRKLMDVGRRLAPLRDEGVLIVGSGFFTHNLAALRHAGGTPGWSAEFDDWGDRALRAGDVDALLDFEHASPAGGLAHPRTEHFAPLFVTLGAAEDELDQGRSVIDGFWMGLAKRSVQFG, encoded by the coding sequence ATGACGACCTCGGAACGTATGCCCGCTCTGTACCTCTCCCACGGGGCTCCGCCGCTCGCGGACGACCCCGTCTGGCCGGCCGAGCTGGCGGCCTGGTCCGGGGACCTGCCGCGGCCGAAGGCGATCCTGATGGTCTCCGCCCACTGGGAGGAGGCCCCGCTCGCCCTCGGTGCCACGGAGAGCGTGCCGCTGGTCTACGACTTCTGGGGCTTCCCCGAGCACTACTACGGCGTGCGCTACGCCGCACCGGGCGCCCCGAAGCTCGCGGACGACGTCCGCAAGCTGCTGCGCCGGGCCGGTACGCCGGTCCAGGACATCCCCGACCGTGGCCTCGACCACGGGGCGTACGTACCGCTGGTCGAGATGTACCCGGACGCGGACGTCCCCGTCCTCCAGATCTCCCTGCCGACGCTGGACCCGCGCAAGCTGATGGACGTCGGACGCAGGCTCGCCCCGCTGCGCGACGAGGGTGTGCTGATCGTCGGCAGCGGGTTCTTCACGCACAACCTGGCCGCGCTGCGCCACGCCGGAGGTACCCCGGGCTGGTCGGCGGAGTTCGACGACTGGGGCGACCGCGCGCTGCGGGCCGGGGACGTCGACGCGCTGCTGGACTTCGAGCACGCGTCACCGGCGGGCGGGCTGGCCCACCCCCGCACCGAGCACTTCGCCCCGCTCTTCGTGACGCTCGGTGCGGCCGAGGACGAGCTCGACCAGGGCCGCAGTGTCATCGACGGTTTCTGGATGGGGCTGGCGAAGCGCTCGGTGCAGTTCGGCTGA
- a CDS encoding MarR family winged helix-turn-helix transcriptional regulator, which produces MEYMTTAPNGGPRWLSAEEQSVWSSYLHATTLMEDHLDRQLQRDAGMPHIYYGLLVQLSRAPRHRKRMTELAKDAKITRSRLSHAVARLERNGWVRREDCPSDKRGQNAVLTKEGHAMLTRCAPGHVDAVRQAMFARLTPEQVRNLGEIMQVIATGLQPEDTDADLPWLR; this is translated from the coding sequence GTGGAGTACATGACCACGGCACCCAACGGCGGGCCCCGATGGCTCTCCGCCGAAGAGCAGAGCGTGTGGAGCTCCTATCTGCACGCGACCACGCTCATGGAGGACCACCTCGACCGCCAGTTGCAGCGCGACGCCGGCATGCCGCACATCTACTACGGTCTCCTCGTCCAGCTCTCCCGGGCACCACGGCACAGGAAGCGGATGACCGAGTTGGCCAAGGACGCCAAGATCACCCGGTCCCGGCTCTCCCACGCCGTCGCCCGGCTGGAGCGGAACGGCTGGGTCCGCCGTGAGGACTGCCCCTCCGACAAGCGCGGCCAGAACGCGGTGCTGACCAAGGAGGGACACGCGATGCTCACGCGGTGCGCCCCGGGCCACGTCGATGCCGTACGCCAGGCCATGTTCGCGCGGCTCACCCCGGAGCAGGTGCGGAACCTCGGCGAGATCATGCAGGTCATCGCCACCGGGCTACAGCCGGAGGACACGGACGCGGACCTGCCCTGGCTCCGCTGA